A stretch of the Patescibacteria group bacterium genome encodes the following:
- a CDS encoding nucleotidyl transferase AbiEii/AbiGii toxin family protein, which translates to MIDSITLQGYAKKYKMDRFTVLREYLQIVFLNNFFKLSKPSEIFFKGGTALRLMYDSPRFSEDLDFNTTLKKENLLDLVAKAVTESKKVLPGLNSRELKTLQGYSAKLYFPTEIAPMPLTVKLDFSEREKTIQKMERTISTELPVQNYSVIVAMSMQEILAEKFRTIFQRDKGRDLYDIWYMLNKKVPVNIDLVNTKMKLIDKKFKIEEIEARIAGFETSILKKDTFKFLPLDQRGIVAKLPELILEKLKEADFIP; encoded by the coding sequence ATGATAGATTCAATAACATTACAAGGATACGCTAAAAAATATAAGATGGACCGATTCACAGTACTTAGGGAATACCTGCAGATAGTTTTTTTAAATAACTTTTTTAAATTAAGCAAACCCAGTGAGATTTTTTTCAAAGGGGGAACAGCGCTTAGATTAATGTACGATTCTCCACGGTTCTCGGAAGATTTGGATTTTAACACAACGCTGAAAAAAGAGAATCTGCTGGATTTAGTGGCAAAAGCTGTAACAGAATCAAAAAAAGTACTCCCCGGTTTAAATTCTAGAGAGTTGAAAACGCTTCAGGGCTACAGCGCTAAATTATATTTTCCTACGGAGATTGCTCCAATGCCTTTAACTGTAAAACTAGATTTTTCGGAGAGAGAAAAGACTATACAGAAAATGGAAAGGACAATATCCACAGAATTGCCCGTACAAAACTACTCCGTTATTGTCGCTATGTCTATGCAAGAGATTCTTGCGGAAAAATTTAGAACAATATTTCAACGAGATAAAGGGAGAGATCTTTATGATATTTGGTATATGTTAAATAAAAAGGTTCCTGTCAATATAGATTTAGTTAATACTAAGATGAAATTGATAGATAAAAAATTCAAAATAGAAGAAATTGAGGCGCGGATAGCTGGTTTTGAGACAAGCATTCTAAAGAAAGACACCTTTAAATTTTTGCCTTTGGATCAAAGGGGTATAGTTGCTAAACTTCCAGAACTTATTTTGGAGAAATTGAAAGAGGCAGATTTTATTCCTTAA